The Chaetodon trifascialis isolate fChaTrf1 chromosome 11, fChaTrf1.hap1, whole genome shotgun sequence nucleotide sequence TTTCTGGGCCTGAGAGAAGCAGCTGCAACATACCTGGAGAGCGTATGAGGAGACCTTGATCTGATCGTAGGCCTCGGAAATATTTtcaatttctgtctttttaaagaTATCATCAATATATtaaatatgacaaataataaGTTCCCCATTTCTGGTTGGatagaaaatattttattcagaAAGAATCATAAAGAAGATGTGAAAAATCCAAATGTTctgaaaaatttgtttttttttggccagaTTTCTGCCTCAGGATTGTGTATGAAGATGATGACTAACGCCACAAACTAGAAGGGACAGAAAAACCAAACTGTGTCATTAGCTcgctgcattttgtttttccgTGGCCCCTCAGCTCTTTCTGCCCCGACAATGACCCAGGCCGGCCCCTGCTACCTGAAAACCCACTTTTCTTTTGAGCTCTAATTTCACTCACCGTGGGAAGTTGTAATTACGGCATCGGGTTACCGGAACGATCAGCACTGAGCTGCTCACTCTGTCCTGTTCTCAGAGGTCTGAGCCAGTACCAGTAGATCCAGTCGTGGAGGCCAGGAATGACTGGGCAGAAACAGTCGCTGGACGCTAATCTGTGAGCGCTTTTCATCTCGATCGAGATCACAGACTCTGGATTTCCACAGGATGGAGACACAGACATAGAAGTGGAACGTCCTTGTTTAAATGGTTTAAATCTATATTTTGGTGCCACTTTTAAGAGcaaactaaaatgaaatgagctcCTTGGAGAATCAAAACAAGACCAATAAACAAGTGTGTTGTACTAACAGCTGATCTGTGCTTTCATGGATAAGCAGCATTGCAAATGGGCAGATTTACATGGTATTAAACAGGTCAGATgttcttttgctgttttctgtcaatAAAAGAACCTTTGGGCGTCTTTGTTTTTGAGGTAAATACAGACAGTGAGGCCTCAGGGCTCAGGCTGAGAGCCCTGCTGCACATCAACAGAGCGCCATCCAGTGACAGGGACAGAAACTACAGTTCACCAGCCAAAGAAAGACATTGACTTCACTGAGACGAGTCCATGAACCTGTTAGTAGAAGTCCAGCATGTTAAAGATAGAGCTGGCATAGATTCAGACAAAGGGCAGGGAAGTCCACAGCGGTCACGTCTTGTCCAGGCTCTGATGGACGACCGATGGCCTCATAAATATCCTCTCAGGGGAGAGCAAACAGAGTCAGAGGATAAAACACGGCTGCTAACGAGAGTCTGATTTACAGTGGACGGCTGTAAcgatgtgaaaaacaaacaagtgagCAGAGGACAACAGCCAATGACAAAGGCTGAGGGACGGGTGGGACGGACCCATCTGACGGTCTGTCTGCACCACACTGTAAAGATGTTTGTCCAAACAGTAAATAAGACTGCAAAGCCTCTGCTGTGCAATcaatctgtgttttatttgatttcctATGGCAGCGGCATTAGATGCACTGAGATAATGGGTCCAAAGTACTATCtagaaaagacatttttaacagaGATGTGGACTTTCAGAAACAGTGTAGAGTCTGAAAACCACACAGAGCGCAGAATATCTTGAAAAGtaattaaataacaaaaatctaATACATATTTACAATAAATTAGAGAGAATGTAAAGAGAATAATGAAGATTCATGAAGCACAAAGGATGTAAAAGTTGATATAAGATTGATATTTTCACTCTGTTCTCTCGTGTTTATGTAGATCAGAGGAGATCTACATAAAATTCAATGTAATATTGATGTATACACATTTAATGTGTAAAACTGTTCCTTTTcactgtgcatttgttttgtcttcattctttatttttgtctgtaacaacatgatttccctggtgtgggattaataaagttatatcttatctcttatctcAATTTGGGTAAACTTTTCTGcatatgtgtttttatgtgtatatgCAGCTTGATTTATATATGAAATACACACGCAGGGTTTCtgttgtctctttcttttccgTATTATCATAGTATATTACTAtactatatgtatatataatagtactactactacttctactaccattactactgctactactgcctGTCTAATTAACAACCTAAGATTTTCACTTACACATTAATCAATACTGGAGAATTTGCTGTGAGAAAAAACTGAGAATACTTTATTTCCAGGTTGTTTCCGGCTCTAACAGGCGCTCAGTATCTGTAGGTGTGTATCTCTTGGGCTTCAGGTTCCCAGGTAATAAATTTAAGATGTTAATTTATGAGAGCACAACAGAGAAGTTTAAATTGACACCCAGACGAAGGACTTCTCTTCTCAGGACAGCAGGATCCAACACAGGACCGGGTGACTCACCTGTCCTACAGGTAAGACACAGATTCAGATGTCTGTTATAGGAGATGGTCTTAATAAGATGTATATCAAGAGAAACATATTTAGATTTCTACATGACTTCTTGATGTCTTACAGGAATTTTCTGCTGTTACTCCACAGACTAAACGCAGACATGACAGTTTCTTACACCCTTGAAGTGGCCAATGTGAGATTTGGTGGCTTCTCCAAGCTTCTGTTCAGGTGGAAGGGAAGCATCTACAGGCTGCTTTACAAAGAGCTGCTGGTGTTTTGTGgggtttatttgtttttcagtgtgtgttacaggtaaatttcatgctttgtttctgctgtttgctaCAGTACGATGAGAGTGTTTGTGGCTGTCAGCTGAAGTTTTATTTTCCTCACAGGTTCATGCTCACTTCAAGGCAGCAGGATCTGTTTGAGCGCGTCGCCCTTTACTGTGATCAGTTCACCAACACCAGCTTCATCCCAGTTCTGTTTGTACTGGGTGAGTCTGACTGAACTCCGTCCTGACAAACATGAAACGTGAAGACGAGTCACCATAATTCATTTTGTGTCGTCGCAGGTTTCTATGTGACCATGGCCTTTAATCGGTGGTGGGGTCAGTACACCAGCTTCCCGCTGCCTGATAacctgatgatggtggtgtCTGGGAACGTCCACGGGGCAGACGAGCGGGGTCGTCTGCTGCGACGGACGCTCATGAGATACGCCAACCTGTCTTCAGTTCTTATTCTCCGCTCCATCAGCACCAGAGTTCACAAGCGCTTCCCTACTTTGGAGCACATAGTGGAGGCTGGTAAGAACAAGAGTGGAGAGAAATCAAGCATATGGTCACTTTATGAAGACTTTTTACATCTAATTAacatatttctctttttactGCACCTCTCAGTTCTTATTAGTTACTCTGTGCAACATGGTTTTGCTGGTTTAAAGAACAGAAATTTAAGTTacccagaaaaaaacatgaggtAGTTCAACCAGCTGCTATTAACTATAAACTTTTTTCATACTTGTGTATCTGAAAAAttgataataacaaaaaaaaatttatttatgtgtcacttttcaaaacaaagtttTAAAATGCTTTACACAGTTGAACCAggattaaaacatttcatgacCACaatcagtgaaaataaaatcacacaagTAAAGTAATACtaaaatagaaatgaataaaGTAATGATGAGACTGATAATATAAGCCATGCTGGAAAGATGTTTGTGATTGTGCAGCCTCAGATCTTCAGGCAGGACGTTTCATAGCTGAGAGAAAGGCTGCGCTCTGGCTCATAGAGGATCCCTGAATAACACATTTCCATTACATCCAACCAGTTTGCACCAAAGTGTCGAATCTCTGTGCAGGATTCATGACGACACACGAACTGAAACATTTTGAGTCTCTGCACTCTGATTTCAACAAGTACTGGATGCCCCTGACTTGGTTCTCAAACCTGGCGTccagagcgagagaggagggtCGAGTGAGGGATGACATCGCTTTGAGACTGCTGATGGATGTGAGTGTTTACTTAACGGGAAGGGAAAATTCACTTTGAATCCTGACTGTGCCATCTGAAGCTCCAGCCTGCCTCCATATTCTGTGTAACTATTTCTGTATCGCATGTGTTTATAACTGCAGGAGCTGAATAATTACAGAGCCAAGTGCAGCCTCCTGTTCCACTACGACTGGATAAGCATCCC carries:
- the best4 gene encoding bestrophin-2a, whose product is MTVSYTLEVANVRFGGFSKLLFRWKGSIYRLLYKELLVFCGVYLFFSVCYRFMLTSRQQDLFERVALYCDQFTNTSFIPVLFVLGFYVTMAFNRWWGQYTSFPLPDNLMMVVSGNVHGADERGRLLRRTLMRYANLSSVLILRSISTRVHKRFPTLEHIVEAGFMTTHELKHFESLHSDFNKYWMPLTWFSNLASRAREEGRVRDDIALRLLMDELNNYRAKCSLLFHYDWISIPLVYTQVVTIAVYSFFAFCVIGRQFLNPEKGYKGHNVDMYVPVFTLLQFFFYTGWLKVGELIINPFGEDDDDFETNQLIDRNIQVSMLAVDDLYQNLAPIVKDKHWAQRHFSIPYTLSTAAETLKPAFKGSTFDMRMSAEDLEIHQPEDTPAKKQSLPLQGSQGNGLDRLLQRGKGMLRGASLPSLLDVLSHSNEEDDADASPEDDINATDHKEHEKAFIKIIVEQHK